AATTGGAAACTAAACTATTTCTCGGTTTGATTCTGTTGATACAATCTCCCGGTAACAGCTGCTGCTAATGCTGCTGTGAAGTTAGGATCTTTTGTCAAGGAAGAAGCCATTTGCTCCACCAAAAGCTTCTGTACTTCTGGAAATTCGATTCTTGATGGGCTCCTCACTTTCTTGGATTCAGTCAAATCAACAGGCTTAGCCAAGCTACAACTTCCATTGGCAGCAGCAGCTGGTgcaaccggaccaccaagagaaaCGTAACGGTTTAAGCCATTGTTTGAATCCATCTGTGATGGCATTGGATGGTTATGTTCACCCTCATAAGTAGCTACCAACACGGACTGATCCTCCACACTTCTCTGAACCTGAACACATAACCAAGAATCAATTTTAATATGCCGGCCTAATTATAGCAACGGTGTTATCTTCATTATTGTCTTAATAGTAGTAAGTACCTTCTTTTTGACAGAACAGCTTGGAGCACAAGCACATTTGAAGTAAGCTCTTGGAGAGGGGTTGTCTCTTGTCACTTTCTGTCCATATTTCCTCCATTGATACCCATCTTTCACTACCTATAAGCAACACAAACTTCTATAATTAGTAAACCATATAAACAAAAGTTTCTAAAAATATGTATACCCATTGTTACTAGTTTTCATTAAAAAGCTTACAAGAGTAGTGTCAGAAGCTTCGGTCTTGTAATAAACCCTTGAGACTTTCTCCTTCACAACAGTCTCTTCTCTCTGCTTCTTACACAGATACTGATCATCTTGATCCGTAGAGCTGCTCTCCGACACTCCACCAATAACCGCTGAACTAATTGCTTCATCTCTCGCAGGAGATTTGCGTTTCTTGGGAGGACTGGTTTGGTCGTCTCTCTCGGCcgtgttgttgttcttgttaaCATATTCCATCAGCTGTTTCCTTAAGACGTTGTAGTTGTCACACATCAAAGTTAGCATCTCCGAGAGCTTCTTGTTCTCAGCATTCACTCGTTTTAATTCGTCCACCAATGCACTTGTCTgtatattaatcatttttatatatattgcatGAAGTtagtaacataaatatattaaaactttataCAACCTATCCTGTGATCTGCTGTCACTATTAAATTTGAAGAACTCAACAAATGAGTTACTAGCAagccttttttttgttaaaatactagcaatttttatgaaatttataactaaatatatagcAAGTCTAtctaaataatttgtatacatgcGTATGTAAATATATTCACATATGAAAATCTGTAGATATTTGTGAtcctatataaaatatatatatacatgtgttCATCCTAAGCAACATGTAAACTCTTAAAAAGGTATGAATTTAacatgattaccaaaaaaaaaaaaaaaaaaaaaaaaaaatatatatatatatatatatacatgtgttCATATATAGTTGTGAAGTACTAACAAGTTCCATAGATATGGGTTAATGGATTTTTTTAGAAGATGTAGTAAGGGATCAAGAATAGGAGAGAAGCATACCGTGGAATCTTCTTCAACTCGCATACGAGTAATACCGATAGTGAGATCTAAAGAAGTATCGACCAAAGACGATGAGTACTGGTCCATGGATGTATAAATATGTAAGAATCTTCTCGGATCTTGATTCTTGTGAGTATGTACGTATATGCGCGTGGGAGTTCTGTAAGCTGAGAGATTCGTAGTAAGAGTCGATCTTATTGGGTTCTTGATCTGGGATGGTGGAAGAAGGAATGATTTTTGATTCTATATATAAAGGGAGGAAACAAGGTGGAAAGAGAGAGCAACATGTgctcttttcattttcatgcaATAAACTATATGGTCTTGTCAGATTCCACCTCTTACTTTTAGTCGTTAAGACTACTCTCAACTCGTCTTCTACCGGGTCCACCCACACTCGCACACGTATTTGGTCCATTAATCCTTATTACCACCGGACCATTTCTTTACTATTGTAGTAGTAGGGTATATGTtcttgattttttcttatactGTTGGTTGACTTTCTTTTTTATCAAGGCAGACATTTGGCATAGTGGgacaacatatttatattgaGTCCCATAACAATATTGTAACCTATTCTACTCTCCCTAAAACCATAGTAGGAGAACTCAAATTGTAATCTCTTAACCCggatgataaatatttaaacaattaaaccaccatatatatatatattttttctttttggtgtaaatgttaaaaTTCGTACCATTTTTTagaatttacattttttttaagcaTAACTTACAACACATATATTACTTCGTTACCTATTCTTTTGTATGAGTTTTTTTTCTGTGaactatatatacattaaaaatttgaatactTCGATAAAAAAAGATTgactatttaataaatagaacTCCAACTTACTCATTATATGCTTTTGAAAAACAGGAATTTGACGTTTTTTTATTGATTAGTTGGTTTACCAGACAACAAATATACTCTATTTTAAATCCAGAGTTTGGTTCATTTCGATTGTTTATGAACTGAGCATACAAATGATGATGCTTATTGTTAAATCATTTGGGCATCAACCAAGatataaataaagaaatcaTAACCTGGCCTAGTCGCTAAGCAAGCATATATAcctatgcttttttttttttttgccatctatAGTATTATTATAAGGGTCTAGGTCCAAACTGGACCAAACCCGACAATATTTACAACCAAAGCCCAAAAGAACTCAAAACaacataaaacatattaaacagAAGCCCATTAAAGGTAAGCCCAacaccgaaaccaacccgacaCGTCAAAAACACGTGTTTACGCCTCAACTGCGAGACAAACACGTGTCACCATAACCCTACTCCTTTTCCACCGCCGAAACCAAGCGGCGTTTCACCGGAATCCTCCTGGTTCACATGCATCTTCCACGGCCGTGCTCTTTTCTCCGGAGAGATTTCATCTATCAACATCGATATCTCATCCAGAGCCACGAAGCCGGCAGACACAGGATTAAGAAATCCAGAACCTCCATCTCGTTTGCCTTCCACGCCTTATTTTCATTCTTGTAGAGCATCAATCGATCTATTCGAGATCTCATACAAGAAAGCCAATCCGACAAACCAGAACACCGTAACAGATAACCCACCGTGAATAAAGATCAAAATCCAAAAGCCGGCGACGCAAGGTTTTGAAAGCCTCCACCCCCCGGAATCTAAGCCGGCGACGACGAAACTAACAGAGCTTCCTCATCCCGGAGTCAGAACAAAGACATGCACAGCGaaaaaacggaaaaaaaaatacaaaaaccgGACCGGCGGTGGCTGTGGAAGCCCACTCCGCCGACCGGAGAACACTATTTGCGGTGGTGATAAAACTAGAGAGAAGGAAGATTTCTGTATGTTTTTTGTGAACTTCCTCTGTTCCCGTTTATGTTTGTGTCAACGAGTCTCATATACCTATGCTAACATAGTAACATGTGACCTAAACATTAGACGGTAATTATAATGCCGTTTTATATATAcctatatacataaaatatgaaaatatgattATGAACGGCATGTGCGATGATAGAAATATAGAGAATAAGTTTATAGTAGCGAAATATAGTAAAGGCGTGGTTAATTAGAAAGTTTTATATTctgttttcagaaataattacTTGCGGTTgacgaaaaatataattttgtacaAT
This Brassica napus cultivar Da-Ae chromosome C6, Da-Ae, whole genome shotgun sequence DNA region includes the following protein-coding sequences:
- the LOC106430771 gene encoding probable WRKY transcription factor 40 gives rise to the protein MDQYSSSLVDTSLDLTIGITRMRVEEDSTTSALVDELKRVNAENKKLSEMLTLMCDNYNVLRKQLMEYVNKNNNTAERDDQTSPPKKRKSPARDEAISSAVIGGVSESSSTDQDDQYLCKKQREETVVKEKVSRVYYKTEASDTTLVVKDGYQWRKYGQKVTRDNPSPRAYFKCACAPSCSVKKKVQRSVEDQSVLVATYEGEHNHPMPSQMDSNNGLNRYVSLGGPVAPAAAANGSCSLAKPVDLTESKKVRSPSRIEFPEVQKLLVEQMASSLTKDPNFTAALAAAVTGRLYQQNQTEK